The following proteins are encoded in a genomic region of Streptococcus equi subsp. equi:
- the rpsG gene encoding SSU ribosomal protein S7p (S5e): MSRKNRAPKREVLPDPLYNSKLVTRLINRIMLDGKRGTASSIVYDAFSEIKEATGNDALEVFETAMDNIMPVLEVRARRVGGSNYQVPVEVRPERRTTLGLRWLVTASRARGEHTMKDRLAKEIMDAANNTGASVKKREDTHKMAEANRAFAHFRW, from the coding sequence ATGAGTCGTAAAAATAGAGCGCCAAAACGCGAAGTATTACCAGATCCATTATATAACTCAAAGCTTGTGACGCGTCTTATCAATCGTATTATGCTTGATGGAAAACGCGGAACTGCATCATCAATCGTTTATGATGCTTTTAGCGAAATCAAAGAAGCAACAGGCAACGATGCTCTTGAAGTATTTGAAACAGCTATGGACAACATCATGCCTGTGCTTGAAGTGCGTGCACGTCGTGTCGGTGGTTCAAACTATCAGGTTCCAGTTGAGGTTCGTCCAGAGCGTCGTACAACACTTGGTCTTCGTTGGTTGGTAACTGCATCACGTGCTCGTGGTGAACACACTATGAAAGATCGTCTTGCTAAAGAGATTATGGATGCTGCAAACAACACCGGTGCGTCAGTCAAGAAACGTGAGGATACTCATAAGATGGCTGAGGCTAACCGCGCCTTTGCACACTTCCGTTGGTAA
- a CDS encoding RmuC family protein: protein MDLILFVLVLVLIGLAAYSFVSIKHLQSRLEKALDDNADNLSDQLTYQLDMANKSQLLELSTVMNRQQNELFQQLMVIRDTLHQGLAENRDRSDQRLETMTQSLSQAVKNLQDSNEKRLEEMRHTVEEKLEKTLKNRLQTSFEAVSKQLESVNQGLGEMRTVAKDVGTLNKVLSNTKTRGILGELQLGQIVEDIMTANQYEREFATVSGSSDRVEYAIKLPGNGQGDYIYLPIDSKFPLEDYYRLEDAYEAGDRAAIETSRKALLAAIKRFAKSIHSKYLNPPETTNFGIMFLPTEGLYSEVVRNPAFFDSLRREENIVVAGPSTLSALLNSLSVGFKTLNLQKNADDISKILGNVKLEFEKFGGLLAKAQKQLNTANHTLDQLMSTRTKAIVRALATVEGYQDQSTQSLLHIPLLEEADDED, encoded by the coding sequence ATGGACCTTATTCTTTTCGTGTTAGTGCTTGTGTTGATAGGACTTGCTGCCTATTCATTTGTTAGCATAAAGCATTTGCAGAGCAGATTAGAAAAAGCCTTAGACGATAATGCTGATAATCTATCAGATCAGCTAACCTACCAGCTGGATATGGCAAATAAGAGTCAGCTGCTAGAGCTATCAACAGTGATGAATCGTCAGCAAAATGAGCTTTTTCAGCAGCTGATGGTTATTCGTGATACGCTGCATCAGGGCTTGGCTGAAAATCGCGACCGCTCAGACCAGCGTTTGGAAACGATGACTCAAAGCCTTAGCCAAGCTGTCAAGAACCTACAGGATTCTAATGAAAAGCGACTGGAGGAAATGCGCCATACAGTCGAAGAAAAGCTAGAAAAGACATTGAAGAATCGATTGCAAACCTCCTTTGAGGCCGTTTCAAAGCAGCTAGAAAGCGTCAATCAGGGTCTAGGAGAAATGCGGACCGTAGCCAAAGATGTTGGTACCCTAAACAAGGTCCTATCCAATACCAAAACCAGAGGAATCCTAGGTGAGCTCCAGCTTGGTCAGATTGTTGAGGACATCATGACAGCTAACCAGTATGAAAGAGAGTTTGCCACAGTTTCTGGCTCAAGCGATCGTGTCGAATACGCTATCAAGCTACCTGGAAATGGGCAAGGAGACTATATTTACCTACCTATTGACTCCAAGTTTCCCTTGGAGGATTATTACAGGCTGGAGGACGCCTACGAGGCTGGTGATAGAGCTGCTATTGAGACTAGCCGAAAGGCTCTTCTTGCGGCGATTAAACGTTTTGCTAAGAGTATTCATAGTAAATACCTGAATCCACCTGAAACAACCAATTTTGGGATTATGTTTTTACCAACCGAGGGGCTCTACTCGGAGGTGGTGCGCAATCCGGCTTTCTTTGATAGCCTTCGTCGCGAGGAAAATATTGTTGTAGCAGGCCCATCAACCTTATCAGCCCTGCTTAATTCCTTATCTGTTGGCTTTAAAACCCTTAACCTGCAAAAAAACGCAGACGATATTAGCAAGATTTTAGGCAATGTCAAATTAGAATTTGAAAAATTTGGCGGCCTGCTTGCTAAGGCGCAAAAGCAGCTCAACACTGCTAACCATACCCTAGACCAGCTGATGTCAACCAGAACCAAAGCGATTGTTCGTGCTCTGGCTACTGTCGAAGGCTACCAAGACCAGTCAACCCAATCCTTATTACATATACCCTTATTAGAAGAGGCAGACGATGAAGATTAA
- the cbf gene encoding CMP-binding factor has product MKINQMKKDQPFEGFYLIKSAEVRKTRAGKDFIAFTFQDDTGEISGNLWDAQPYNVEEFVAGKIVFMKGRREVYNGTPQVNQITLRNIRPGEPNDPKEFKEKAPVSVTEVRDYLDQMLFKIENATWQRIVRALYRKYDKEFFTYPAAKTNHHAFESGLAYHTATMVRLADSIGDIYPELNKSLLFAGIMLHDLAKVLELTGPDNTEYTIRGNLIGHIALINEEITKTITELNIDDNKEEVTVLRHVILSHHGQLEYGSPVRPRIMEAEIIHMIDNIDANMMMMSTALSRIGEGEMTNRIFAMDNRSFYKPKY; this is encoded by the coding sequence ATGAAGATTAACCAAATGAAAAAAGACCAGCCTTTTGAAGGCTTTTACCTGATAAAATCAGCAGAAGTCAGAAAAACAAGGGCTGGCAAGGATTTTATTGCTTTTACCTTTCAAGATGATACTGGTGAGATTTCAGGTAATTTGTGGGACGCCCAGCCCTATAATGTTGAGGAATTTGTCGCAGGTAAGATTGTCTTTATGAAAGGCCGTCGTGAGGTCTATAATGGCACTCCTCAGGTTAACCAGATTACCTTAAGAAATATCCGGCCTGGGGAGCCTAATGACCCAAAGGAATTTAAAGAAAAGGCACCTGTCAGTGTTACTGAGGTTCGTGACTACCTAGATCAGATGCTCTTTAAGATCGAAAATGCGACCTGGCAGAGGATTGTCAGAGCGCTTTACCGCAAATATGATAAGGAGTTTTTCACTTATCCAGCAGCCAAAACCAATCACCATGCCTTTGAATCAGGCTTGGCCTATCATACAGCAACGATGGTTAGACTAGCAGATAGCATTGGAGATATTTATCCAGAGCTAAATAAAAGCCTGTTATTTGCAGGCATTATGCTGCATGACCTAGCCAAGGTACTTGAGCTGACAGGCCCAGACAATACCGAATATACTATCCGAGGCAATCTGATAGGACATATCGCCCTCATCAACGAAGAGATTACAAAGACCATCACAGAGCTGAACATTGATGACAACAAAGAAGAGGTCACCGTTTTACGCCATGTAATCTTAAGTCATCATGGCCAATTAGAATACGGCAGCCCTGTTCGTCCGCGCATTATGGAGGCAGAGATTATTCACATGATTGACAACATTGACGCCAATATGATGATGATGTCAACAGCTCTCAGTCGTATTGGCGAGGGAGAAATGACCAATCGTATTTTCGCTATGGATAACCGATCCTTTTATAAACCTAAATATTAG
- the rpe gene encoding ribulose-phosphate 3-epimerase: MSSLKIAPSILAADYACFAAELARIEKTDAEYVHIDIMDGQFVPNISFGADVVASMRKHSKLVFDCHLMVVNPERYVEAFAQAGADIMTIHVESTLHSHGALQKIRAAGMKAGVVINPGTPVSAVEPLLSLVDQVLIMTVNPGFGGQAFIPECLEKVAAIAKMRDERGLSFDIEVDGGVDDKTIRACYQAGANVFVAGSYLFKAADLAAQVQTLRAALNG, from the coding sequence ATGTCATCTCTGAAAATTGCGCCATCTATTTTAGCAGCCGATTATGCTTGCTTTGCTGCTGAGCTGGCTCGTATTGAAAAAACAGATGCTGAATACGTTCATATTGATATCATGGACGGTCAGTTTGTGCCAAATATCAGCTTTGGAGCAGATGTTGTTGCTAGCATGCGCAAGCACAGCAAGCTAGTCTTTGATTGCCACTTGATGGTTGTGAATCCTGAGAGATATGTTGAGGCCTTTGCTCAGGCAGGAGCTGATATCATGACCATTCATGTGGAGAGCACTCTTCATAGTCATGGCGCCTTGCAAAAGATCAGGGCTGCCGGCATGAAGGCTGGTGTGGTCATTAATCCTGGGACACCTGTCTCTGCGGTTGAGCCTTTATTAAGCTTGGTGGATCAGGTGCTGATCATGACTGTTAACCCAGGCTTTGGAGGACAGGCCTTTATTCCGGAATGTCTGGAAAAGGTTGCAGCTATTGCTAAAATGAGAGATGAAAGAGGCTTGAGCTTTGATATTGAGGTTGACGGTGGTGTTGATGATAAAACCATTCGTGCTTGCTATCAAGCAGGAGCTAATGTTTTTGTGGCTGGCTCCTATCTGTTTAAGGCAGCGGATTTGGCAGCTCAAGTGCAAACATTGAGGGCGGCCCTTAATGGTTAA
- the fusA gene encoding elongation factor G, producing MAREFSLAKTRNIGIMAHVDAGKTTTTERILYYTGKIHKIGETHEGASQMDWMEQEQERGITITSAATTAQWDGHRVNIIDTPGHVDFTIEVQRSLRVLDGAVTVLDSQSGVEPQTETVWRQATEYGVPRIVFANKMDKIGADFLYSVQTLHDRLQANAHPIQLPIGSEDDFRGIIDLIKMKAEIYTNDLGTDILEEDIPEEYLEQAQEYREKLIEAVAETDEDLMMKYLEGEEITNEELVAGIRKATINVEFFPVLCGSAFKNKGVQLMLDAVIAYLPSPLDIPAIKGVNPDTDAEEERPASDEEPFAALAFKIMTDPFVGRLTFFRVYSGVLNSGSYVMNTSKGKRERIGRILQMHANSRQEIETVYAGDIAAAVGLKDTTTGDSLTDEKAKIILESIEVPEPVIQLMVEPKSKADQDKMGIALQKLAEEDPTFRVETNVETGETVIAGMGELHLDVLVDRMRREFKVEANVGAPQVSYRETFRASTQARGFFKRQSGGKGQFGDVWIEFTPNEEGKGFEFENAIVGGVVPREFIPAVEKGLIESMANGVLAGYPMVDVKAKLYDGSYHDVDSSETAFKIAASLALKEAAKTAQPAILEPMMLVTITAPEDNLGDVMGHVTARRGRVDGMEAHGTSQIVRAYVPLAEMFGYATVLRSATQGRGTFMMVFDHYEDVPKSVQEEIIKKNKGE from the coding sequence ATGGCTCGCGAATTTTCACTAGCAAAAACTCGTAATATCGGTATCATGGCTCACGTTGATGCTGGTAAGACAACTACAACAGAGCGTATCCTTTACTACACCGGTAAAATCCATAAAATCGGTGAAACACACGAGGGTGCATCACAAATGGACTGGATGGAGCAAGAGCAAGAGCGTGGGATCACAATCACATCTGCTGCTACAACAGCGCAATGGGATGGACATCGTGTTAATATCATTGACACACCAGGGCACGTGGACTTCACCATTGAAGTACAACGTTCGCTCCGCGTTCTTGACGGTGCAGTAACCGTTCTTGACTCACAATCAGGTGTTGAGCCTCAAACAGAAACTGTTTGGCGTCAAGCAACTGAATACGGTGTTCCACGTATTGTTTTTGCCAACAAGATGGATAAGATCGGTGCTGACTTCCTTTACTCAGTACAAACCCTTCACGATCGTCTTCAAGCAAATGCTCACCCAATTCAATTACCAATCGGTTCAGAAGATGATTTTCGTGGTATCATTGACTTGATCAAAATGAAGGCTGAAATCTACACCAATGACCTTGGTACAGATATTCTTGAAGAAGATATTCCTGAGGAATACCTAGAGCAAGCTCAAGAATATCGTGAAAAGCTTATCGAAGCAGTTGCTGAAACTGACGAAGATTTGATGATGAAATACCTTGAAGGTGAAGAAATCACTAACGAAGAACTTGTTGCTGGTATCCGTAAAGCAACGATCAACGTTGAGTTCTTCCCAGTGCTTTGTGGCTCTGCCTTCAAAAACAAAGGAGTTCAATTGATGCTTGATGCGGTTATTGCATACCTTCCAAGCCCACTTGACATTCCAGCAATTAAAGGGGTTAATCCTGATACTGACGCTGAAGAAGAGCGTCCAGCATCTGATGAAGAGCCATTTGCAGCCCTTGCCTTCAAGATCATGACTGATCCATTTGTAGGTCGTTTGACCTTCTTCCGCGTTTACTCTGGTGTTCTTAACAGTGGTTCATACGTGATGAATACCTCAAAAGGTAAGCGTGAGCGTATCGGACGTATCCTTCAAATGCACGCTAACAGCCGTCAAGAAATTGAAACAGTTTACGCTGGTGACATTGCTGCTGCTGTTGGTTTGAAAGACACTACAACTGGTGACTCATTGACTGATGAAAAAGCAAAAATCATTCTTGAGTCTATTGAGGTTCCAGAGCCAGTTATCCAATTGATGGTAGAGCCTAAGTCTAAGGCTGACCAAGATAAGATGGGTATTGCTCTTCAAAAGCTTGCTGAAGAAGATCCAACCTTCCGCGTTGAGACAAACGTTGAGACTGGTGAAACAGTTATCGCTGGTATGGGTGAGCTTCACCTTGATGTCCTTGTAGACCGTATGCGTCGTGAATTCAAGGTTGAAGCTAATGTAGGTGCTCCTCAGGTATCTTATCGTGAAACCTTCCGCGCTTCTACACAGGCTCGTGGCTTCTTCAAGCGTCAGTCTGGTGGTAAGGGTCAATTCGGTGACGTTTGGATTGAATTTACGCCAAATGAAGAAGGTAAAGGATTTGAGTTTGAAAATGCCATTGTCGGTGGTGTGGTTCCTCGTGAATTTATCCCAGCCGTTGAAAAAGGCTTGATTGAGTCTATGGCTAATGGTGTCCTTGCAGGATACCCAATGGTTGACGTTAAAGCTAAGCTTTACGATGGTTCATACCATGATGTCGACTCATCTGAGACTGCCTTCAAGATTGCGGCTTCACTTGCCCTTAAAGAAGCAGCTAAAACAGCACAGCCAGCTATCCTTGAGCCAATGATGCTTGTTACAATCACAGCTCCAGAGGATAATCTTGGAGATGTTATGGGACATGTGACAGCTCGTCGTGGACGTGTTGATGGTATGGAAGCACATGGTACTAGCCAAATTGTTCGTGCTTATGTGCCACTTGCAGAAATGTTTGGTTATGCGACTGTTCTTCGTTCTGCAACGCAAGGACGTGGTACATTCATGATGGTATTTGACCACTATGAGGATGTTCCTAAGTCGGTTCAAGAAGAAATTATCAAGAAAAATAAAGGTGAATAA
- the rpsL gene encoding SSU ribosomal protein S12p (S23e): MPTINQLVRKPRKSKIEKSDSPALNIGYNSHKKVHTKLAAPQKRGVATRVGTMTPKKPNSALRKFARVRLSNLIEVTAYIPGIGHNLQEHSVVLIRGGRVKDLPGVRYHIVRGALDTAGVADRKQGRSKYGAKRPKG; this comes from the coding sequence ATGCCTACAATTAACCAGTTGGTACGTAAACCACGTAAATCTAAAATTGAGAAATCAGATTCGCCAGCTTTGAACATTGGCTACAACAGTCATAAAAAAGTTCATACGAAGCTTGCTGCTCCACAAAAGCGTGGTGTTGCGACTCGTGTTGGAACAATGACACCTAAAAAACCTAACTCAGCCCTTCGTAAATTTGCGCGTGTACGCTTAAGCAACCTTATCGAAGTAACAGCTTATATCCCAGGTATTGGCCACAACCTACAAGAGCACAGTGTTGTGCTTATCCGCGGTGGACGTGTAAAGGACCTTCCAGGGGTACGCTATCATATCGTTCGTGGAGCACTTGATACTGCAGGTGTTGCAGACCGTAAGCAAGGCCGTTCTAAGTACGGTGCTAAACGTCCAAAAGGATAA
- the purR gene encoding pur operon repressor: MKLRRSERMVVISNYLINNPYKLTSLNTFATKYEAAKSSISEDIAIIKKAFEESNIGEIDTLTGASGGVIFTPSISEAEARSIVEELCQRLSESNRILPGGYIYLSDLLSTPKLLQNIGRIIANAFKGQKIDAVMTVATKGVPLANAVANILNVPFVIVRRDLKITEGSTVSVNYASASSYRIEKMFLSKRSLKPNSRVLIVDDFLKGGGTITGMMSLLTEFDSTLVGVAVFAENAQSEREQMSFKSLLKVSEIDVKNNRVVVEVGNIFDK; encoded by the coding sequence ATGAAATTAAGACGAAGTGAACGCATGGTTGTGATATCTAATTACCTGATTAACAACCCTTATAAGCTAACAAGTTTAAATACCTTTGCCACAAAATATGAGGCAGCCAAATCATCTATTTCAGAAGATATTGCCATTATCAAAAAAGCCTTTGAAGAATCTAATATTGGAGAGATTGACACTCTAACAGGGGCAAGTGGAGGTGTCATTTTTACGCCAAGCATTTCAGAGGCAGAGGCTCGCTCAATCGTAGAAGAGCTGTGTCAGCGGCTTTCAGAAAGTAACCGCATTTTACCTGGTGGCTATATCTATCTGTCTGATTTATTAAGCACACCAAAGCTCTTGCAGAATATCGGTCGCATTATCGCTAATGCTTTTAAGGGGCAAAAAATTGACGCGGTGATGACAGTTGCAACTAAGGGGGTTCCCTTGGCTAATGCGGTTGCAAATATTCTGAATGTACCCTTTGTGATTGTCAGGCGCGACTTAAAAATCACAGAAGGTTCAACCGTCTCAGTCAACTACGCTAGTGCCTCAAGTTATCGTATTGAAAAAATGTTTTTATCAAAGCGAAGCTTAAAGCCAAACAGTCGAGTCTTGATTGTTGATGATTTTTTAAAGGGTGGTGGTACAATCACAGGCATGATGAGCCTGTTAACGGAGTTTGATAGTACATTGGTGGGTGTAGCTGTTTTTGCAGAAAATGCACAATCAGAGCGCGAACAAATGTCCTTCAAGTCACTATTAAAGGTCTCCGAAATTGATGTCAAAAATAATAGGGTCGTTGTTGAAGTAGGAAATATTTTCGATAAATAA
- a CDS encoding membrane anchored protein, with protein MEQENSRTKHVKSTIALTSTIALLGTSVGVSHQVKADDAKSGDANTSNTSEATLAKPETLEEAVLAVKATEETLSERKKELAETNTNIAETEGEIANLEATKKEQIAELAKAEELLETYSSMSEEDLAKSIEKHETELETINTELEKATTESQAQAEAVAKQQETIAAEATKADQLATQLTAAEQKVSDLNTMISQPEAIVSEAQAAKEEVKRISDDLAKATANLATVKETVHSQLTSDLAANKAALAAKEAELQRLQNGVATAQLNVAGSNKLILPKDYPIEEIKKLAASGYIGTAAYNQYYQAVKDTMIAKAEPGAAMNQYVDIPEDLNRVVDPDNLSQEVQNELAQFAAQMINDVRKQLGLVPVTVTVGSQEFARLLTKSYKETHQNTRPSFVYGQVDASGHRGVGPHDQTIIEESAVKVGLRQKDDNMYENLGAFNEVHTVNGIKRGIYDSIKYMLFTDHLHGNTYGHAVNFLRVDKTDPNAPVYLGFSTSNVESLNEHFVIFPESDIVDATRFSTTEIPKSGQVIDRSASIQALTNDIASIKGKIASLESRLADPSSEAEVTAAQAKISQLQHQLEAAQAKSHKLDQQVEQLANTKDSLRTQLLAAKEEQAQLKANLDKALALLASSKATLHKLEAAMEEAKARVAGLASQKAQLEDLLAFEKNPNRIELAQEKVAAAKKALADTEDKLLAAQASLSDLQAQRARLQLSIATIEQQLVLLKNLVQEKQRLRLEAERLNSMSETRQLLNQLAPQAAKAGVGSELVATGLLVSKVASAIAKQSPTSHSYGAGAASHAAVDDNTQRAVQAGMVMLAAAGLATVKLKKGSKKR; from the coding sequence ATGGAGCAAGAAAACTCAAGAACAAAGCATGTTAAAAGTACCATTGCTTTGACATCAACCATTGCCCTATTAGGGACAAGCGTTGGTGTATCACATCAGGTAAAGGCAGACGATGCTAAGTCAGGCGATGCCAATACAAGCAATACCAGCGAAGCTACGCTAGCTAAGCCAGAAACGCTTGAGGAGGCAGTCCTTGCGGTAAAGGCTACAGAAGAAACACTCAGTGAGCGTAAAAAAGAATTAGCTGAGACTAATACAAATATCGCGGAAACAGAGGGCGAAATCGCAAACCTAGAAGCAACTAAAAAAGAACAGATAGCTGAGCTTGCCAAGGCTGAGGAGCTACTTGAGACTTACTCGTCCATGAGTGAGGAAGACCTAGCCAAGTCAATTGAAAAGCATGAGACAGAGCTAGAGACAATTAACACAGAACTAGAGAAGGCGACTACTGAGAGTCAAGCTCAGGCAGAGGCAGTGGCTAAGCAGCAAGAAACGATCGCAGCAGAGGCTACAAAGGCCGACCAGCTAGCTACCCAGCTAACAGCAGCAGAGCAAAAGGTCTCAGACCTTAACACGATGATTAGCCAGCCGGAAGCTATTGTCTCAGAAGCTCAAGCTGCAAAAGAAGAGGTCAAGCGCATTTCTGATGACCTAGCAAAGGCTACAGCAAATCTAGCTACTGTTAAGGAGACAGTCCACAGCCAGCTAACCTCAGACCTAGCAGCCAACAAGGCAGCCCTGGCAGCTAAAGAGGCAGAGCTGCAAAGGCTTCAAAATGGAGTTGCCACTGCCCAATTGAACGTTGCTGGCAGCAATAAATTAATTCTTCCAAAAGACTACCCAATTGAGGAGATTAAAAAGCTAGCAGCCAGTGGTTATATCGGAACAGCAGCATATAATCAATATTATCAGGCAGTTAAGGATACAATGATTGCAAAGGCAGAGCCGGGTGCTGCCATGAATCAGTATGTTGATATTCCTGAGGACCTCAATCGTGTTGTTGACCCTGACAACCTATCACAAGAGGTTCAAAATGAGCTAGCTCAGTTTGCAGCTCAAATGATTAATGATGTCCGCAAGCAGCTAGGACTTGTCCCTGTAACAGTAACAGTCGGCTCACAGGAGTTTGCTCGCCTGCTAACCAAGAGCTACAAGGAAACACATCAAAATACTCGACCTTCCTTTGTCTATGGACAAGTAGATGCTTCAGGTCATCGCGGTGTAGGTCCGCATGATCAAACGATTATTGAAGAATCTGCTGTAAAGGTAGGACTTCGTCAAAAAGATGACAACATGTACGAAAACCTTGGTGCCTTTAACGAGGTTCACACTGTCAACGGTATCAAGCGCGGCATCTATGACAGCATTAAGTATATGCTGTTTACAGATCACCTGCATGGGAACACCTATGGTCATGCTGTTAACTTCCTGCGTGTTGATAAGACTGACCCTAATGCACCTGTTTACCTAGGATTTTCAACAAGTAATGTTGAGTCCTTAAATGAGCATTTTGTGATTTTCCCAGAGTCAGATATTGTGGACGCTACTCGTTTTAGCACGACTGAAATTCCAAAATCAGGTCAGGTGATTGATCGCTCAGCAAGCATACAGGCATTGACAAATGATATTGCTTCGATCAAGGGCAAGATTGCGTCTCTTGAAAGCAGATTAGCTGATCCTTCCTCAGAAGCTGAGGTCACAGCTGCGCAGGCAAAAATCAGTCAGCTGCAACATCAGCTAGAAGCAGCCCAAGCCAAATCTCATAAATTGGATCAACAGGTTGAGCAATTGGCCAATACAAAAGATTCTCTACGCACACAGTTGCTTGCTGCCAAAGAAGAGCAGGCACAATTGAAGGCTAATCTAGATAAGGCCTTGGCCTTGCTAGCGTCTTCAAAGGCTACGCTTCATAAGCTTGAAGCAGCTATGGAAGAGGCTAAGGCAAGAGTAGCCGGCTTAGCTAGTCAGAAGGCTCAGCTTGAGGATCTGCTAGCCTTTGAGAAAAATCCTAATCGGATCGAGCTTGCACAGGAAAAGGTAGCCGCAGCCAAAAAGGCTTTAGCTGATACAGAGGATAAGCTCTTAGCTGCTCAGGCCAGCCTGTCTGATTTGCAGGCTCAAAGAGCAAGACTCCAGCTTTCTATTGCGACAATTGAACAACAATTAGTACTATTGAAGAATTTAGTCCAAGAAAAGCAAAGGCTCAGACTTGAGGCTGAAAGGCTAAATAGCATGTCAGAAACAAGACAGCTTCTCAATCAGCTAGCGCCGCAGGCTGCAAAAGCAGGTGTCGGCTCAGAATTGGTTGCTACAGGTCTTCTTGTCTCCAAGGTTGCCTCAGCTATCGCTAAGCAATCACCGACAAGCCATTCCTATGGAGCAGGAGCAGCATCACATGCAGCTGTTGATGACAACACACAGCGTGCTGTTCAGGCTGGTATGGTCATGCTGGCAGCTGCCGGCTTAGCAACGGTTAAGCTCAAAAAAGGCAGCAAAAAACGCTAA
- the rsgA gene encoding ribosome-associated GTPase, producing MQGKIIKALAGFYYVESEGQVYQTRARGNFRKRGQTPYVGDLVEFSAEDNSEGYILAIAERKNSLVRPPIVNIDQAAVIMSAKEPDFNTNLLDRFLILLEHKAIHPIIYISKIDLLEQPESIEAIGQHYRAIGYDFVTSLSHLLPLLAGKTTVFMGQTGVGKSTLLNRIAPELALETGDISDSLGRGRHTTRAVSFYDAYNGKIADTPGFSSLDYGIDNAEDLNEAFPELRRLSHSCKFRSCTHTHEPKCAVKEALGNGELWSVRYQNYLQFLSEIENRRETYQKVSKRK from the coding sequence TTGCAAGGCAAAATCATTAAGGCTCTGGCTGGCTTTTACTATGTTGAGTCAGAGGGGCAGGTTTATCAAACGCGGGCGCGTGGCAATTTTAGAAAGCGTGGTCAAACACCCTATGTAGGAGATTTAGTAGAATTTTCTGCTGAGGACAATTCAGAGGGCTATATTTTAGCTATTGCTGAGCGGAAAAATAGTCTGGTGCGTCCTCCCATTGTCAATATTGATCAAGCAGCTGTCATTATGTCAGCCAAGGAGCCTGATTTTAATACCAACCTTTTAGATCGCTTTCTCATTTTACTTGAGCACAAGGCCATCCACCCTATTATTTACATTTCAAAAATAGACCTGCTTGAGCAGCCAGAGAGTATCGAAGCCATTGGTCAGCATTATCGTGCGATTGGCTATGATTTTGTGACGAGCTTATCACATCTGCTGCCATTATTAGCTGGTAAGACAACAGTATTTATGGGGCAGACAGGAGTTGGAAAGTCCACTTTGCTAAACCGTATCGCACCAGAGCTAGCTCTTGAAACGGGTGATATTTCAGACAGTCTGGGACGAGGACGCCACACCACTAGAGCTGTTAGCTTTTATGACGCTTATAATGGCAAAATCGCAGACACCCCCGGCTTTTCGTCCTTGGACTATGGCATTGATAATGCTGAGGATCTCAACGAAGCCTTTCCAGAGCTTAGACGCCTTAGCCATAGCTGTAAATTTCGCTCCTGTACCCATACTCATGAGCCCAAGTGTGCGGTTAAGGAAGCCTTGGGAAATGGTGAGCTCTGGTCTGTTCGCTATCAGAATTACCTTCAATTTCTGAGTGAAATCGAAAACCGTCGAGAAACATATCAAAAAGTTAGTAAAAGAAAGTAG
- the thiN gene encoding thiamin pyrophosphokinase: MVKVALFAGGDLSYFTCDFDYFVGIDRGSLFLLENGLPLNMAVGDFDSIPQVAFEVVKEQAELLVQASPEKNDTDTELALKEVFTRFPEAEVTIFGAFGGRLDHLLSNVFLPADPELAPFMAQICLRDQQNAISYRSSGWQTIRQDKDMTYVAFMADGDADLTITGAKFDLTTSNFFKKKVYASNEFIDQPIKVHVPKGYLIIIQSKDRS; this comes from the coding sequence ATGGTTAAGGTAGCCCTCTTTGCAGGTGGGGATTTGTCCTATTTTACCTGTGATTTTGATTATTTTGTTGGAATTGATAGAGGAAGTCTATTTTTGTTAGAAAATGGGCTTCCTTTGAATATGGCTGTAGGCGATTTTGATTCAATTCCCCAAGTAGCCTTTGAGGTTGTCAAGGAGCAAGCAGAGCTTCTTGTTCAGGCTAGTCCTGAAAAAAATGATACGGACACTGAATTAGCTCTCAAAGAGGTATTTACCCGTTTTCCAGAGGCAGAGGTTACGATCTTTGGTGCTTTTGGCGGTAGACTAGACCACTTGTTATCCAATGTCTTTTTACCAGCGGATCCAGAGCTTGCACCGTTTATGGCACAAATTTGCCTGCGGGATCAGCAAAATGCCATTAGCTATCGATCCTCTGGCTGGCAGACGATTAGGCAGGATAAGGACATGACTTATGTGGCCTTTATGGCTGATGGTGATGCTGACTTGACCATTACAGGTGCCAAATTTGATTTGACGACGTCCAATTTCTTTAAGAAAAAGGTATACGCTAGCAACGAGTTCATTGATCAGCCTATTAAGGTTCATGTGCCAAAGGGCTATTTAATTATTATTCAGAGCAAAGATAGGAGTTAG